The following proteins are co-located in the Pseudomonas antarctica genome:
- a CDS encoding endonuclease/exonuclease/phosphatase family protein: MRRWGTERVVGLHDAQVNEHHLESTGLPADSRLRLLSFNIQVGISTEKYRHYLTRGWQHLLPHNGRAVNLQKIGNLLNDFDLVALQEADGGSMRSGYINQVEHLAQLGAFPYWYQQLNRNLGRLAQHSNGVLSRLKPTAIEDHPLPGPKGRGAILVRFGEGPEALVVVMMHLALGGRARNLQLAYVREMIGNYKHQVLMGDMNTHANDLLQNSPLRDLGLLAPQVEATFPSWRPQRCLDHILLSPTLTLESVQVLAQPISDHLPVAVEIRLPGSLTADALPALSPSPRGPLA; this comes from the coding sequence ATGCGCCGCTGGGGTACTGAACGTGTCGTTGGCCTGCATGATGCGCAGGTCAACGAACATCACCTGGAGTCCACAGGCCTGCCGGCAGACAGCCGCTTGCGCCTGCTCAGCTTCAATATCCAGGTGGGCATCAGCACCGAGAAGTACCGGCACTACCTCACCCGGGGCTGGCAGCACCTGCTGCCGCATAACGGGCGTGCGGTTAACCTGCAAAAGATCGGCAACCTGCTGAACGACTTCGACTTGGTCGCCCTGCAGGAAGCTGACGGCGGCAGCATGCGCTCTGGCTACATCAACCAAGTGGAACACTTGGCTCAGCTTGGCGCGTTCCCCTACTGGTACCAGCAACTCAACCGCAATCTAGGGCGCCTGGCGCAGCACAGCAATGGCGTGCTGAGTCGCCTGAAACCGACCGCTATCGAAGATCACCCATTACCAGGCCCCAAGGGCCGTGGGGCGATCCTCGTGCGATTCGGCGAAGGCCCGGAAGCCTTGGTGGTGGTAATGATGCACCTGGCGCTCGGGGGGCGTGCGCGCAACCTGCAGCTTGCCTACGTGCGTGAAATGATTGGCAACTATAAGCATCAGGTACTGATGGGTGACATGAATACCCATGCCAATGACCTGTTGCAGAATTCTCCGTTGCGTGACCTCGGGTTACTGGCGCCGCAAGTCGAAGCCACGTTTCCCAGTTGGCGCCCGCAGCGTTGCCTGGACCATATCCTGCTTAGCCCGACCCTTACGCTTGAAAGCGTGCAGGTGCTGGCGCAGCCCATCTCCGATCACCTGCCGGTCGCGGTAGAGATTCGTCTGCCGGGTTCGCTCACGGCTGATGCATTACCCGCGTTGAGCCCCAGCCCTCGCGGACCCCTTGCATGA
- the yihA gene encoding ribosome biogenesis GTP-binding protein YihA/YsxC — MQLKNPILGLCQQSTFMLSAAKVDQCPDDEGFEVAFAGRSNAGKSSALNTLTHASLARTSKTPGRTQLLNFFKLDDDRRLVDLPGYGYAKVPIPLKLHWQRHLEAYLGGRESLKGLILMMDIRHPMTDFDLLMLDWAVASGMPMHILLTKADKLTYGAAKNTLLKVQSDIRKGWGDAITIQLFSAPKRMGLEDAYTVLAGWMELADKGTEIAE, encoded by the coding sequence ATGCAACTCAAGAATCCCATCCTCGGTCTGTGCCAACAGTCCACATTCATGCTCAGCGCCGCCAAAGTTGACCAATGCCCCGATGACGAAGGCTTTGAAGTCGCCTTTGCCGGTCGTTCCAACGCTGGCAAATCCAGCGCGCTGAACACCCTGACTCACGCCAGCCTGGCGCGCACCTCGAAAACCCCGGGCCGCACGCAACTTCTCAACTTCTTCAAGCTAGACGATGATCGGCGTCTGGTCGACCTGCCGGGCTACGGTTATGCAAAAGTACCTATCCCGTTGAAGCTGCACTGGCAGCGTCATCTGGAGGCTTACCTGGGTGGTCGGGAGAGTTTGAAGGGTTTGATTCTGATGATGGACATCCGTCATCCAATGACCGACTTCGACCTGCTGATGCTCGATTGGGCTGTCGCCAGCGGCATGCCGATGCATATCCTGCTGACCAAGGCCGACAAGCTGACCTACGGCGCCGCCAAGAACACCCTGCTCAAAGTGCAATCCGACATCCGCAAAGGTTGGGGTGATGCGATCACCATCCAGTTGTTCTCTGCGCCTAAGCGGATGGGCCTGGAAGACGCCTACACCGTGCTGGCCGGCTGGATGGAATTGGCCGACAAGGGCACTGAAATCGCGGAATAA
- a CDS encoding GGDEF domain-containing protein: MSDDAQRWKEKYLKGVEQQDKLERRWAARLDLLRRGLVRSTLAAEGTDRAVDQCMKEMRDVVRTDDMDAALAALLPRLEKAVLDSEQRRETRVDQISTALTALVMQLQKLPLPREVARPLKTFAKQLEGRVGQAREIPLLLSELSSLQEQALSNLEPDGETTRTGPGLLQRLFGAKDVSNEVPVAQATPLPTPELAAPKPAPVPAAPKPEPQEPAQSEELTHALRAFAPLPQTPVATQPEPIKPVKAAEVAAETFVFEAPAPAEPTLLPAAAPEPEAEEAVPESALAAFIEVPQALVDTPDETSIGSLSLPPVQESPEPDPDTLQSDGVYALPDSPEPSYSSVASHIEGTLLGLLDDLSLPERHRPQAEAMRERLAHGLNWYELLPILDDLAVLMLAITDSGQHEFEAYLKQLNERLEAFQGHLQVASDGHADSRSAARELDTQIREQVDGLQSSVQDAADLDSLKQVLESHLEGLLGTMDEHQQQRDQREQEVAARLKGLAERVANMEQEAQGYREHLEVQRQKALIDPLTGLPNRAAWSERLDHEVNTWHQRGNSLSLAMLDLDHFKRINDGYGHLAGDKVLKIIANVLRKNLRPNDFIARFGGEEFVLLMPDSALEDALAVGEGLRAAIEACPFHFKGEPVTITMSMGLAQFQPGERSDLALKRADEALYRAKAAGRNRVQAA, translated from the coding sequence ATGAGCGACGACGCCCAGCGCTGGAAAGAGAAATACCTGAAAGGCGTCGAGCAGCAAGACAAGCTCGAACGTCGCTGGGCCGCCCGCCTTGACCTGCTGCGGCGAGGGCTGGTGCGCAGCACGCTGGCGGCTGAAGGGACCGACCGCGCGGTTGATCAATGCATGAAAGAGATGCGCGACGTCGTGCGTACGGACGACATGGACGCCGCTCTCGCCGCGTTGTTGCCGCGCCTGGAAAAAGCCGTGCTCGACTCGGAGCAGCGCCGCGAAACCCGGGTCGACCAGATCAGCACCGCGCTCACCGCCCTGGTTATGCAGTTACAGAAGTTGCCACTGCCGCGTGAGGTGGCCCGACCGCTGAAAACCTTCGCCAAGCAGCTGGAGGGTCGCGTCGGGCAGGCGCGTGAGATCCCGCTGTTGCTCAGTGAGCTGAGCAGCCTGCAAGAGCAGGCGCTGAGTAACCTGGAGCCGGACGGCGAAACCACGCGCACTGGGCCGGGCCTGCTGCAACGTCTATTTGGCGCGAAGGATGTTTCGAATGAAGTGCCGGTGGCCCAAGCTACGCCACTGCCTACGCCGGAGCTGGCTGCGCCGAAACCCGCCCCCGTCCCCGCCGCGCCCAAACCTGAGCCTCAGGAACCTGCGCAATCCGAAGAACTGACACACGCCTTGCGCGCCTTCGCGCCGTTGCCGCAGACCCCGGTCGCGACGCAGCCTGAACCGATCAAGCCTGTCAAAGCCGCAGAGGTTGCCGCCGAAACGTTTGTCTTTGAGGCCCCGGCGCCAGCGGAACCCACCCTTCTGCCTGCCGCAGCACCTGAACCCGAAGCAGAGGAAGCCGTTCCCGAGAGCGCACTCGCCGCGTTTATCGAGGTCCCGCAGGCTCTGGTCGATACCCCGGACGAAACCTCCATCGGCAGCCTGTCGCTACCTCCGGTGCAGGAAAGCCCGGAGCCTGACCCGGATACGCTGCAATCGGACGGCGTTTACGCGCTGCCCGATTCGCCCGAGCCGTCCTATAGCTCGGTCGCCAGTCATATCGAAGGCACCTTGCTCGGCTTGCTGGATGATCTGTCACTGCCCGAGCGCCACCGGCCCCAAGCCGAAGCCATGCGCGAACGCCTGGCCCACGGCTTGAACTGGTACGAGTTGCTGCCGATCCTTGATGACCTGGCGGTTCTGATGCTGGCGATTACCGACAGCGGCCAGCATGAGTTCGAAGCCTACCTCAAGCAGCTCAACGAGCGCCTCGAGGCATTCCAGGGTCATCTGCAGGTGGCCAGTGATGGCCACGCGGACAGCCGCTCGGCCGCGCGGGAACTGGATACGCAGATCCGTGAGCAGGTCGACGGCCTGCAAAGCAGCGTGCAGGACGCGGCCGACCTGGACAGCCTCAAGCAAGTGCTGGAAAGCCATCTTGAAGGCTTGCTCGGCACTATGGACGAACACCAGCAGCAGCGTGACCAGCGCGAGCAGGAGGTCGCGGCGCGGCTGAAGGGCTTGGCTGAGCGGGTTGCAAACATGGAACAGGAGGCCCAGGGCTATCGCGAGCATTTGGAGGTACAACGCCAGAAGGCCTTGATCGATCCGCTCACCGGCCTGCCCAATCGTGCTGCATGGAGTGAGCGCCTGGACCATGAAGTGAATACCTGGCACCAGCGCGGCAATAGCCTGTCACTGGCCATGCTGGATCTGGACCACTTCAAGCGTATCAACGACGGCTACGGTCACCTGGCGGGTGACAAGGTGCTGAAAATCATCGCCAATGTGTTGCGCAAAAACCTGCGCCCCAACGACTTTATCGCGCGCTTCGGCGGTGAGGAGTTTGTGTTGCTGATGCCTGACTCCGCCTTGGAGGATGCCTTGGCCGTGGGCGAAGGGCTGCGCGCAGCGATTGAAGCGTGCCCGTTCCACTTCAAGGGCGAGCCGGTGACGATCACCATGTCCATGGGCCTGGCGCAGTTTCAGCCAGGTGAGCGCAGTGACTTGGCGCTCAAGCGCGCCGATGAGGCGCTTTACCGGGCCAAGGCTGCCGGACGTAACCGGGTACAGGCGGCGTAA
- a CDS encoding DUF2782 domain-containing protein, protein MRTVNRLLLTGLIALTPMVAMAADSAPSGDPEVTIRTEGDKTIQEYRQNGFLYAIKVTQKGFPPYFLVRADGTDANFIRSDQPDMLIPSWKIFEWK, encoded by the coding sequence ATGCGTACAGTAAATCGCCTGTTGTTGACCGGCTTGATTGCACTCACTCCGATGGTGGCCATGGCGGCAGACAGTGCGCCTTCGGGCGACCCGGAAGTCACCATTCGCACGGAAGGCGACAAGACCATTCAGGAATACCGCCAAAATGGTTTCCTGTACGCGATCAAGGTGACCCAGAAAGGCTTTCCGCCGTATTTCCTGGTGCGCGCGGACGGAACCGATGCGAACTTCATCCGTTCTGACCAGCCGGATATGCTGATCCCGTCATGGAAGATCTTCGAATGGAAATGA
- a CDS encoding N-acetylmuramoyl-L-alanine amidase → MKSLYVAFVFLLLAGCASGPRLDTNHPSMNHDNRVQFVIVHYTATNLERSLALLTHGQVSSHYLIGDDASGTIFKLVDESQRAWHAGESEWTGRTWLNSSSIGIEIVNPGYRDTPTGRVWYPYSEAQVQSLVVLLKDISKRNGINPRNIIGHSDIAPLRKLDPGPLFPWKRLAAEGLGMWPDAQAVARFQQQYAAALPSITWFQEELARLGYQTPQTGELDVATRHVIAAFQMHFRPSLFDGTPDAESAAILRALNRS, encoded by the coding sequence ATGAAATCCTTGTACGTCGCTTTTGTGTTTCTCCTCCTCGCCGGCTGCGCCAGCGGCCCGCGCCTGGACACCAACCACCCTTCGATGAACCACGATAACCGCGTGCAGTTCGTCATTGTTCACTACACGGCCACCAACCTTGAACGCTCCCTGGCGCTGTTGACGCACGGCCAGGTCAGCAGCCATTACCTGATTGGCGACGACGCCTCAGGCACCATCTTCAAGCTGGTGGATGAGAGCCAGCGCGCCTGGCACGCTGGGGAAAGCGAGTGGACGGGGCGCACTTGGCTCAACTCCAGCTCCATTGGCATCGAGATCGTCAACCCAGGGTATCGCGACACGCCGACGGGTCGCGTGTGGTATCCGTACTCCGAAGCGCAGGTGCAGTCGCTGGTGGTGTTGCTCAAGGACATCAGCAAGCGCAATGGCATCAACCCCAGGAATATCATCGGCCACAGCGACATCGCGCCGCTGCGCAAGCTCGACCCGGGCCCGCTGTTCCCGTGGAAGCGTCTAGCCGCTGAAGGTTTGGGGATGTGGCCGGACGCGCAGGCAGTCGCCCGATTCCAGCAGCAGTACGCCGCTGCACTGCCGAGTATTACCTGGTTCCAGGAAGAGCTGGCACGACTCGGCTACCAAACGCCGCAGACGGGTGAGCTGGATGTAGCCACGCGGCATGTGATCGCGGCCTTCCAGATGCACTTCCGTCCATCACTGTTCGATGGTACGCCGGATGCCGAAAGTGCCGCGATCCTGCGCGCGTTGAACCGCAGCTAA
- the polA gene encoding DNA polymerase I gives MSQAPLVLVDGSSYLYRAFHALPPLTTSKGLPTGAVKGVLNMLKSLRKQYPDSPFAVVFDAKGGTFRDDMYAEYKANRPSMPDDMRLQIEPLHQSVIALGFPLLCVEGVEADDVIGTLARSSAAADRPVVISTGDKDMAQLVDGHITLVNTMTGSAMDIEGVKEKFGVAPEQIIDYLALMGDSSDNIPGVPGIGPKTASGLLVGVNGGLKELYEQLDIVPTLPIRGAKNLPAKLEEHREMAFLSYQLATIKIDVPLDVGLDDLHLIEPDRDKLLELYTLLEFKSWFDEIQRDAKRVELKASAQAAPTAEAVVEEVASAPVETAYTTILDQATFDRWLKKLNDATLFAFDTETTGIDAQQAQLVGVSFAVQPHEAAYIPLTHSYEGAPQQLDRDTVLLALKPLLEDPTKLKVGQHAKFDMNILANCAIGGDFERGITVRGIAFDTMLESYVLNSTATRHDMDSLAKKYLDYDTVSFQDIAGKGAKQLTFDQIPLEQAGPYAAEDADVTLRLHQALHAQLAAIPSLASVLTDIEIPLVPVLARIERQGALVDKELLGIQSIELGNKMVELERQAFEIAGEEFNLGSPKQLGAILYEKLGLPVLKKTGKGQASTAEEVLAKLAEDDFLLPKVLMQYRSMSKLKSTYTDRLPEQINPRTGRIHTSYHQAVAATGRLSSSDPNLQNIPVRTAEGRRIRQAFVAPKGYKLLAADYSQIELRIMAHLSKDEGLMNAFRNDLDVHTATAAEVFKVELSEVTSNQRRSAKAINFGLIYGMGAQKLGKDIGVDTKTAKAYIDVYFARYPGVREYMERTRAQAADQGYVETFFGRRLYLPDINSNKPQERAAAERTAINAPMQGTAADIIKKAMVLVDNWLTESGLDAKVILQVHDELVLEVREDLVAQVSEKIREHMSAAAQLDVPLVVDVGVGDNWDEAH, from the coding sequence ATGAGCCAAGCCCCCCTCGTCCTGGTGGACGGTTCTTCTTACCTGTACCGCGCCTTTCACGCGCTGCCACCGCTGACTACCTCCAAAGGCCTGCCGACCGGTGCGGTCAAGGGCGTGTTGAACATGCTCAAAAGCCTGCGCAAGCAGTACCCGGACAGCCCGTTCGCGGTCGTGTTCGACGCCAAGGGTGGGACCTTTCGCGATGACATGTACGCTGAATACAAGGCTAATCGCCCGAGCATGCCTGATGACATGCGCCTGCAGATCGAGCCCCTGCACCAAAGCGTGATCGCGCTGGGCTTCCCGCTGCTGTGCGTTGAAGGCGTCGAGGCCGATGACGTGATCGGCACACTGGCCCGCAGCAGTGCGGCGGCCGACCGACCGGTGGTGATTTCCACTGGCGACAAGGACATGGCGCAACTGGTCGACGGGCACATTACCTTGGTCAACACCATGACCGGTAGCGCGATGGACATCGAGGGCGTGAAGGAGAAATTCGGTGTCGCTCCCGAGCAGATCATCGATTACCTGGCGTTGATGGGCGATTCCTCCGACAACATCCCGGGCGTTCCGGGCATTGGTCCGAAGACCGCTTCCGGCCTGTTAGTGGGCGTGAATGGCGGCCTCAAAGAGCTTTATGAGCAGTTGGATATTGTGCCGACCCTGCCGATTCGGGGCGCCAAGAACCTGCCGGCCAAGCTGGAAGAGCATCGGGAAATGGCGTTCCTGTCCTATCAACTGGCGACGATCAAGATCGACGTGCCGCTGGATGTGGGCCTGGATGATCTGCACCTGATCGAGCCGGATCGCGACAAGCTGCTGGAGCTGTACACGCTGCTGGAGTTCAAGAGCTGGTTTGATGAGATTCAGCGCGACGCCAAGCGCGTTGAATTGAAGGCTTCGGCCCAGGCTGCGCCGACTGCTGAAGCTGTCGTTGAGGAGGTTGCATCGGCCCCTGTGGAGACGGCGTACACCACCATCCTCGACCAAGCGACATTCGACCGTTGGCTGAAGAAGCTCAATGACGCGACGTTGTTCGCGTTTGACACGGAAACCACCGGGATTGACGCCCAACAGGCGCAGCTGGTCGGGGTTTCCTTTGCCGTGCAGCCTCACGAAGCGGCCTACATACCGCTGACCCACTCTTACGAGGGTGCGCCGCAGCAGTTGGACCGTGACACCGTGTTGCTGGCCCTCAAGCCATTGCTGGAAGACCCGACCAAGCTCAAGGTTGGCCAGCACGCCAAGTTCGACATGAACATCCTGGCCAACTGCGCCATCGGTGGTGACTTTGAACGGGGCATTACAGTGCGCGGTATCGCCTTCGACACCATGCTTGAATCCTACGTGCTGAATTCCACTGCGACTCGGCATGATATGGACAGCCTGGCGAAGAAGTACCTGGACTACGACACCGTCAGCTTCCAGGACATCGCCGGCAAAGGCGCCAAGCAGCTGACGTTCGACCAGATCCCGCTTGAGCAAGCCGGCCCTTACGCCGCCGAAGATGCCGACGTGACGCTGCGTCTGCATCAGGCACTGCACGCACAACTCGCGGCCATCCCGAGCCTGGCCAGTGTGCTCACGGATATCGAAATACCCTTGGTGCCGGTGCTGGCACGTATCGAGCGCCAGGGTGCGTTGGTGGATAAGGAGCTGCTGGGCATCCAGAGCATCGAGTTGGGCAACAAGATGGTTGAGCTGGAGCGCCAGGCGTTCGAGATCGCGGGCGAAGAGTTCAACCTGGGCTCACCCAAGCAGCTTGGGGCGATTCTCTACGAGAAACTTGGCCTGCCGGTGCTGAAAAAGACCGGCAAGGGGCAGGCGTCCACGGCGGAAGAAGTGCTGGCCAAGTTGGCCGAAGATGACTTCCTGTTGCCCAAGGTGCTGATGCAGTACCGCAGCATGAGCAAACTGAAAAGCACCTACACCGACCGCCTGCCGGAGCAGATCAACCCGCGCACCGGGCGCATTCACACGTCTTATCATCAGGCTGTGGCGGCTACCGGGCGCTTGTCGTCCAGCGACCCGAACCTGCAGAACATCCCTGTGCGCACCGCCGAAGGGCGGCGGATCCGCCAGGCGTTTGTCGCGCCCAAGGGCTACAAGCTGCTGGCGGCGGACTATTCGCAGATCGAACTGCGGATCATGGCGCACTTGTCCAAGGACGAGGGCTTGATGAATGCGTTTCGCAACGACCTGGACGTGCACACCGCTACGGCGGCTGAGGTGTTCAAGGTTGAATTGTCTGAGGTCACGTCCAATCAACGTCGCAGTGCCAAGGCGATTAACTTTGGCCTGATCTACGGCATGGGCGCGCAGAAGTTGGGCAAGGATATTGGCGTCGATACCAAGACTGCCAAGGCGTACATCGATGTGTACTTCGCGCGCTACCCAGGTGTTCGCGAGTACATGGAGCGCACGCGTGCCCAGGCTGCTGATCAAGGCTATGTAGAAACCTTCTTCGGGCGTCGGCTGTATTTGCCGGATATCAATTCCAATAAGCCTCAGGAACGAGCGGCTGCCGAGCGCACGGCAATCAACGCGCCGATGCAAGGCACGGCGGCGGACATCATCAAAAAAGCCATGGTGCTGGTGGATAACTGGCTGACGGAATCGGGCCTGGATGCCAAGGTCATCCTGCAAGTACACGATGAACTGGTGCTTGAGGTGCGTGAGGACCTGGTGGCGCAAGTCAGCGAGAAGATCCGCGAGCACATGAGTGCGGCAGCGCAGTTGGACGTGCCACTGGTGGTGGATGTGGGCGTAGGCGATAACTGGGACGAGGCGCACTGA
- a CDS encoding c-type cytochrome, translating to MTRWLLAFGVLVPLYGAQATQDPEAVYNRVCVACHAGQLPNAPKRGDQVAWAPRLAQGMDTLVQHVTQGFKAMPPRGLCMDCSTEDYQAIIELMVSKPGR from the coding sequence ATGACCCGATGGTTGCTCGCTTTTGGTGTCCTGGTGCCGCTTTACGGCGCTCAGGCTACACAGGATCCGGAGGCGGTGTACAACCGAGTTTGCGTGGCTTGCCATGCCGGCCAACTGCCCAACGCCCCCAAACGGGGTGACCAGGTAGCTTGGGCGCCTAGACTGGCGCAGGGTATGGACACGCTGGTGCAACACGTGACCCAGGGTTTCAAGGCAATGCCGCCGCGTGGTTTGTGCATGGACTGCAGTACTGAGGATTACCAGGCCATCATTGAGTTGATGGTGAGTAAACCCGGTAGATAA
- a CDS encoding thiol:disulfide interchange protein DsbA/DsbL — MRNLILSAALVTASLFGVTAQAADVPLEAGKTYVELANPVPVSEPGKIEVVELFWYGCPHCYAFEPTINPWAEKLPADVNFKRIPALFGGPWDAHGQLFITLDTMGVEQKVHNAVFNAIQKEGKRLTKPEDMADFVATQGVDKAKFLETFNSFAVKGKMAQYKELAQKYGVQGVPTMIVNGKYRFDLGTTGGPEQTLNVADQLIAKERAAK, encoded by the coding sequence ATGCGTAATCTGATCCTCAGCGCCGCTCTCGTCACTGCCAGCCTTTTCGGCGTGACCGCCCAAGCTGCCGACGTGCCGCTTGAAGCCGGTAAAACCTATGTAGAACTGGCCAACCCGGTCCCCGTTTCGGAGCCTGGCAAGATCGAAGTGGTGGAGCTGTTCTGGTATGGCTGCCCGCATTGCTACGCCTTTGAGCCGACCATCAACCCTTGGGCTGAAAAACTCCCGGCCGACGTGAACTTCAAGCGCATCCCAGCGCTGTTCGGTGGCCCATGGGATGCCCATGGTCAGCTCTTCATCACCCTGGACACCATGGGCGTTGAGCAAAAGGTTCATAACGCCGTGTTCAATGCTATCCAGAAGGAAGGCAAGCGTCTGACCAAGCCGGAAGACATGGCTGATTTCGTTGCTACCCAAGGGGTCGACAAAGCCAAGTTCCTCGAGACCTTCAACTCGTTCGCCGTCAAGGGCAAAATGGCTCAATACAAAGAGTTGGCCCAGAAGTATGGCGTGCAAGGCGTACCGACCATGATCGTCAACGGTAAATACCGTTTCGACCTGGGCACGACCGGTGGTCCTGAACAGACCCTCAATGTTGCCGACCAGCTGATCGCCAAAGAGCGCGCAGCCAAGTAA
- a CDS encoding c-type cytochrome → MNKLIVSLLLTLGITGVAHAAGDATAGQAKAAVCGACHGPDGNSPAPNFPKLAGQGERYLTKQMHDIKDGKRTVLEMTGLLTNLSDQDLADIAAYFASQHGSVGAADPKLVAHGEELFRGGNLEKGMPSCLGCHSPNGAGLAAAGFPHLSGQHAQYITKQLTDFREGNRTNDGDTKIMQSIAGKLSNKDIEAVSQYIQGLH, encoded by the coding sequence ATGAACAAACTGATCGTGAGTCTGCTGTTGACCTTGGGCATCACCGGTGTTGCCCATGCTGCAGGCGACGCTACAGCGGGCCAGGCGAAAGCCGCCGTGTGTGGTGCTTGCCACGGACCGGATGGCAACAGCCCGGCGCCGAACTTCCCTAAACTGGCAGGCCAGGGTGAACGTTACCTGACCAAGCAGATGCACGACATCAAGGACGGCAAGCGCACGGTGCTCGAAATGACCGGCTTGCTGACTAATCTCAGCGATCAGGACCTGGCAGACATCGCGGCGTATTTTGCCAGTCAGCACGGCAGTGTGGGAGCTGCCGATCCAAAACTGGTGGCTCACGGCGAAGAACTGTTCCGTGGTGGCAACTTGGAAAAAGGCATGCCTTCCTGCCTCGGCTGCCATTCGCCTAATGGCGCCGGCCTTGCCGCTGCAGGTTTTCCGCACCTGAGCGGCCAGCATGCCCAGTACATCACCAAGCAACTGACGGACTTCCGTGAGGGTAATCGCACCAACGACGGCGATACCAAAATCATGCAAAGCATTGCCGGCAAGTTGAGTAACAAGGATATCGAAGCAGTTTCCCAGTACATCCAGGGCCTGCACTGA
- a CDS encoding KinB sensor domain-containing domain, protein MKLAMKLRTRLFLSISALITVALLGLVLGLVSVMQMAKSQESLIRSNFITLDLGLKLRQSLGDQLILMLEDQPDPAALETSKQQYFALLDQGVAHEQQDGRPSGFSQARVDYLNFLKAFDEAHQSSLANNKNQKLTETFNVLRNGLIAEHKQALENINTSEHKSRDRALLIAGLLGLVGLAVLIIGFVTAHGIARRFGGPIEALAKAADKIGQGDFEVTLPISSAAEMNQLTRRFGIMAEALRQHQATNVDELLAGQQRLQAVLDSIDDGLLMIDRQGCLEHLNPVAQRQLGWDEARLGQGLGEALGRPEMDEQLQLVLRGGNLERAPEDLEVEVEGELRLLTYSLTPVSHTQGHILGAVMVLHDVTEQRAFERVRSEFVLRASHELRTPVTGMHMAFGLFRERAKFPAESREADLLDTVNEEMQRLMQLINDLLNFSRYQNGLQKLTLGPCDVTDLLEHARARFTEPANAQNIELLVEAQAELPRLYADQAQLERVLDNLLGNALRHTAEGGQIRLQARRHGERVIISVEDNGEGIAYGQQGRIFEPFVQVGRKKGGAGLGLALCKEIVQLHGGRMGVYSRPGQGTQFYMALPL, encoded by the coding sequence ATGAAGCTTGCGATGAAACTGCGCACTCGGCTATTCCTGAGCATCTCAGCGCTGATCACCGTCGCTCTGCTGGGACTGGTACTGGGACTGGTCAGCGTCATGCAAATGGCCAAGAGCCAGGAGTCGTTGATTCGCAGCAATTTCATCACCCTGGACCTGGGCCTCAAGCTGCGCCAGAGCTTGGGCGACCAGTTGATCCTGATGCTGGAGGATCAACCGGACCCCGCCGCCCTGGAAACCTCGAAACAGCAATATTTCGCCCTGCTGGATCAAGGTGTAGCCCACGAACAGCAAGACGGCAGACCCAGCGGGTTCAGCCAGGCACGCGTCGACTACCTGAACTTCCTCAAGGCGTTCGACGAGGCCCACCAAAGCTCGCTGGCAAACAATAAAAACCAAAAACTGACCGAAACCTTCAATGTATTGCGCAACGGCCTGATCGCCGAACACAAACAAGCGTTGGAGAATATCAACACCAGCGAACACAAATCGCGAGACCGTGCATTGCTGATCGCCGGCCTTTTAGGGTTGGTTGGCCTCGCGGTATTGATCATCGGCTTTGTCACTGCCCACGGCATCGCACGGCGGTTTGGCGGGCCGATCGAAGCCTTGGCCAAAGCCGCTGACAAGATCGGGCAAGGCGATTTCGAAGTGACGCTGCCCATCTCGTCTGCAGCGGAAATGAACCAACTGACGCGCCGCTTTGGCATCATGGCAGAGGCGCTGCGCCAGCATCAGGCGACCAATGTCGACGAATTGCTGGCCGGCCAGCAGCGCCTGCAAGCGGTGCTCGACAGCATCGACGATGGCCTACTGATGATCGACCGCCAAGGCTGCCTGGAACACCTCAACCCCGTGGCGCAGCGCCAATTGGGCTGGGACGAGGCGCGCTTAGGCCAGGGGCTGGGCGAAGCACTGGGCCGCCCGGAAATGGATGAACAACTTCAGTTGGTCCTGCGTGGCGGCAACCTCGAGCGGGCGCCGGAAGACCTGGAAGTGGAAGTCGAAGGCGAATTACGCCTGCTGACCTATAGCCTGACACCCGTCAGCCATACCCAAGGGCACATTCTTGGCGCGGTGATGGTGCTGCATGACGTCACTGAACAGCGCGCCTTCGAACGGGTGCGTAGCGAATTCGTGTTGCGCGCCTCCCACGAGTTGCGCACACCGGTGACCGGCATGCACATGGCCTTCGGGCTGTTCCGCGAACGGGCAAAGTTCCCTGCGGAGTCTCGTGAAGCGGACCTGCTGGATACGGTCAATGAAGAGATGCAGCGCCTGATGCAGCTTATCAATGACCTGCTCAACTTTTCACGCTACCAGAACGGCCTGCAAAAGCTCACGCTCGGGCCATGTGATGTCACCGACCTGCTGGAGCACGCACGGGCTCGATTCACTGAGCCAGCGAATGCACAGAACATCGAGTTATTGGTGGAGGCCCAAGCAGAATTGCCCAGGCTGTATGCCGACCAGGCTCAGTTGGAGCGAGTGCTCGATAACCTTTTAGGCAACGCTTTGCGGCACACCGCAGAGGGTGGCCAGATTCGTCTGCAGGCGCGCCGTCATGGCGAACGGGTGATTATCAGCGTCGAAGATAACGGCGAGGGTATTGCTTACGGCCAACAAGGGCGGATCTTCGAGCCCTTCGTGCAGGTGGGCCGCAAGAAAGGCGGCGCCGGCCTGGGGTTGGCACTCTGCAAAGAGATCGTGCAATTGCACGGCGGCCGCATGGGCGTGTATTCGCGGCCGGGGCAAGGCACACAGTTCTACATGGCGCTGCCGCTGTAA